The Candidatus Binatia bacterium region GCGGACGATCTCTTCCATCGGCAGCACGAAGATCTTGCCGTCGCCGATGTGACCGGTGCGCGCCGCGTTGCAGATGGCTTCCACGATCTGCGCGGCGTTGCTGTCGTCGACAACGATCTCG contains the following coding sequences:
- a CDS encoding P-II family nitrogen regulator: EIVVDDSNAAQIVEAICNAARTGHIGDGKIFVLPMEEIVRIRTGERGKDAI